A stretch of Anaeromyxobacter dehalogenans 2CP-1 DNA encodes these proteins:
- a CDS encoding DMT family transporter, giving the protein MVHLVMFLHSAISAGTYLAAKRALGELSPFEVALVRFGLSSLAFGLLLWRRPVRVARRDLLALLGLGVIAIPVNQGLFLAGMAWTTPGHAALLYALTPVFVFLVARVRLGERAGPAKLAGIALAFAGVVVVLLGRGAVGLHGSSRQLAGDLLILLAVVAWSVFAVAGKPYAQRYGAVGSTGVALVLGTLVYLPVGLVATDWSRLGALSTTGWASLGYLVLLTSVVAYILYYWALSRAEASRVAIWSNLQPVLTALLAWAIAGERLTAPFVAGGAMVIAGVILTERG; this is encoded by the coding sequence ATGGTCCACCTGGTGATGTTCCTGCACTCGGCCATCTCGGCCGGCACCTACCTCGCCGCGAAGCGCGCGCTGGGGGAGCTGTCGCCGTTCGAGGTGGCGCTGGTGCGCTTCGGCCTGTCGTCGCTCGCGTTCGGGCTGCTGCTGTGGCGCCGGCCGGTGCGGGTGGCGCGGCGCGATCTCCTCGCGCTGCTGGGGCTCGGGGTCATCGCCATCCCGGTGAACCAGGGCCTCTTCCTCGCCGGCATGGCCTGGACCACGCCCGGGCACGCGGCGCTGCTCTACGCGCTCACCCCGGTGTTCGTGTTCCTCGTCGCGCGCGTGCGCCTGGGCGAGCGGGCCGGCCCGGCGAAGCTGGCCGGGATCGCGCTCGCGTTCGCCGGGGTGGTGGTGGTGCTGCTCGGCCGCGGCGCGGTGGGGCTGCACGGCTCCTCGCGCCAGCTCGCCGGGGACCTGCTCATCCTGCTCGCGGTGGTGGCGTGGTCGGTGTTCGCGGTGGCGGGGAAGCCGTACGCGCAGCGCTACGGCGCGGTCGGCTCGACCGGCGTGGCCCTCGTGCTCGGGACGCTGGTGTACCTGCCGGTGGGCCTGGTGGCGACCGACTGGTCGCGGCTCGGCGCGCTCTCGACCACGGGCTGGGCCAGCCTCGGGTACCTGGTGCTCCTCACCAGCGTGGTCGCCTACATCCTGTACTACTGGGCGCTCTCCCGGGCCGAGGCGAGCCGCGTGGCGATCTGGTCCAACCTGCAGCCGGTGCTGACCGCGCTGCTCGCCTGGGCCATCGCCGGCGAGCGGCTCACCGCGCCGTTCGTCGCGGGCGGGGCCATGGTGATCGCGGGCGTGATCCTGACCGAGCGCGGGTAG